The DNA region CGTAGTGCTCTTCGCGGACCTTGACCAGCTCGGCCGACTCGTCGTCGGACGGGGCGTAGGTCACCCAGTCTCCCTTCCGCTTGCCCACGGCGTACTCGCCGTGGGAGAGCACGCGGCCCTGCGGGTCGAGGGTCTCGATCACGCCGTCCGGCTTGCCGTCGACGTAGGTCACCTTCTTCGCGACCTCGCCGTTCTCGTGGTAGAAGACCCACTCGCCGACCGGGTCGTTCTTGGTGAACCGCCCCTCGGTGAACAACTGGCCGTTCTCAAAGTACTCCCGGTAGACGCCGTTGCTCTCGAAGCTGTCGTCGGAGTAGCGGGAGACCTCGCGTTCGAGCCGCGGCTTACCGTTCTCGTATTTGTCCGACTGCAGCTTGGTTTCGACCAGCGCGGGGGGCGGGG from Pirellulimonas nuda includes:
- a CDS encoding toxin-antitoxin system YwqK family antitoxin yields the protein MPIRLRTIVFSVFALLAAACTPGLMAQPGPRDTKIEPYTGPPVFLNEGETPPPPALVETKLQSDKYENGKPRLEREVSRYSDDSFESNGVYREYFENGQLFTEGRFTKNDPVGEWVFYHENGEVAKKVTYVDGKPDGVIETLDPQGRVLSHGEYAVGKRKGDWVTYAPSDDESAELVKVREEHYADGKPTGVWKTWRVDGSPAQETPFEDGVLNGVATEWDEAGDKRAEITFVAGKRDGLTRVWRADGKVVEQTFDDGRLTKQKAPE